A window of the Methanoculleus horonobensis genome harbors these coding sequences:
- a CDS encoding DNA alkylation repair protein, which yields MDPVVEAIREEFTAHADPEIRESGQRFFKEEVRCYGMKTATAVSIAKRYWKEVKAREKEEIFALCEELYSSGMMEEAFVVSEWAQHLADRCEPGDIAVFRHWIENYITNWATCDGLCNHAVGDFIVRYPEGIEELKRWTQSKNRWMRRAAAVSLIVPAKHGEFLAEAIEIANLLLTDTDDLVQKGYGWLLKEASRKHTGEVFSYVMANKRVMPRTALRYAIELMPKDLKAEAMKKDW from the coding sequence ATGGATCCGGTCGTTGAAGCGATACGGGAGGAGTTTACGGCGCACGCGGACCCCGAGATCCGGGAGAGCGGCCAGCGATTCTTCAAGGAAGAGGTCCGGTGCTACGGGATGAAGACGGCAACCGCGGTCTCGATCGCGAAGAGATACTGGAAGGAGGTCAAAGCCCGCGAGAAAGAGGAGATCTTCGCCCTCTGCGAGGAACTCTATTCGTCGGGGATGATGGAGGAGGCGTTCGTCGTCTCGGAGTGGGCCCAGCACCTCGCCGACCGCTGCGAGCCCGGTGATATCGCCGTCTTCCGCCACTGGATTGAGAACTATATCACCAACTGGGCCACCTGCGACGGCCTCTGCAACCATGCCGTCGGAGACTTCATCGTCCGCTATCCGGAGGGGATCGAGGAACTGAAACGCTGGACGCAGTCGAAGAACCGCTGGATGCGGCGGGCGGCGGCGGTCTCGCTGATCGTGCCGGCGAAGCACGGGGAGTTCCTTGCCGAAGCCATCGAGATTGCGAATCTCCTCCTGACCGACACGGACGACCTGGTTCAGAAAGGCTACGGGTGGCTCCTCAAGGAGGCGAGCCGGAAGCATACGGGCGAGGTCTTCTCCTACGTCATGGCGAACAAGAGAGTCATGCCCCGGACGGCGCTCCGTTACGCGATCGAACTGATGCCGAAGGACCTGAAGGCAGAGGCGATGAAGAAGGACTGGTAG
- a CDS encoding pyridoxamine 5'-phosphate oxidase family protein has product MDFSDCVKFANENPVTYIATMDGDQPRVRAFAMWFADETGFYYHTGTPKSVWKQLTKNPKVELCFYNPEGAGRMMRVTGAVEFLDDAALKERLVRERSWLLQIGITGPADPKLAVFRVAHGEAYFWTMEQNMREAEAPRVRF; this is encoded by the coding sequence GGACTTTTCCGACTGCGTGAAATTCGCCAACGAAAACCCCGTGACCTACATCGCGACAATGGACGGCGACCAGCCCCGGGTCCGGGCGTTTGCCATGTGGTTTGCCGACGAGACCGGGTTCTATTACCACACCGGAACCCCGAAGAGTGTCTGGAAGCAGCTCACGAAGAACCCGAAGGTCGAGCTCTGCTTCTACAACCCCGAGGGTGCCGGCAGGATGATGCGGGTCACGGGAGCGGTCGAGTTTCTCGACGATGCGGCCTTAAAAGAGCGGCTCGTCAGAGAGCGGTCGTGGCTCCTCCAGATCGGGATCACCGGCCCCGCCGACCCGAAACTCGCCGTCTTTCGCGTGGCGCACGGCGAGGCATACTTCTGGACGATGGAACAGAACATGCGGGAAGCCGAAGCGCCCCGCGTCAGGTTCTAG
- a CDS encoding winged helix-turn-helix transcriptional regulator: MTYTKNGRTFHCPVEAALDVIGGKWKPLILWHLCDGVKRFSELQRELPGVNAKMLTRQLRELEGDGVVQRTVYPEVPPRVEYAVTEFGRTLLPIMEALCAWGTQYLGIDEGAAPRCPAKAPREEA; encoded by the coding sequence ATGACCTACACGAAGAACGGCAGGACCTTCCACTGCCCCGTGGAAGCGGCTCTCGACGTCATCGGCGGCAAATGGAAGCCGCTCATCCTCTGGCACCTCTGCGACGGGGTCAAACGCTTCTCCGAACTGCAGAGGGAACTCCCCGGCGTCAACGCGAAGATGCTCACCCGGCAGCTCCGGGAACTGGAGGGGGACGGGGTCGTGCAACGGACGGTCTACCCCGAGGTGCCGCCCCGGGTGGAGTACGCCGTCACCGAGTTCGGCAGGACCCTCCTCCCGATCATGGAGGCGCTCTGCGCCTGGGGAACGCAGTACCTCGGCATCGATGAGGGGGCGGCACCCCGGTGCCCGGCGAAGGCACCAAGAGAGGAGGCATGA
- a CDS encoding DUF3795 domain-containing protein, whose protein sequence is MARTLYPDTVGMCGVNCALASCFLSGRCHGCRSEDPRQKRTSKWKCRIRRCVLERQLDHCGECPEFPCPTRGSLDKLYRGRYRIDLTENIRRLTALGPEEWGRQVQADYTCPSCGGCIDPYRRTCSACGRSMD, encoded by the coding sequence ATGGCGCGAACTCTCTATCCGGATACTGTCGGGATGTGCGGCGTGAACTGCGCTCTCGCCTCCTGCTTTCTCTCCGGGAGGTGCCACGGCTGCCGTTCCGAAGACCCCCGTCAGAAACGCACCTCGAAGTGGAAGTGCCGGATCCGGAGATGCGTCCTGGAGCGGCAACTCGACCACTGCGGCGAATGCCCGGAGTTCCCCTGCCCGACCCGGGGGTCTCTCGATAAACTCTATCGTGGCCGATACCGGATCGACCTTACGGAGAATATCAGGAGACTCACCGCTCTCGGGCCCGAAGAGTGGGGACGGCAGGTGCAGGCCGATTACACGTGCCCGTCGTGCGGAGGGTGCATCGACCCCTACCGGCGGACGTGTTCCGCCTGCGGGAGGTCGATGGACTGA
- a CDS encoding GNAT family N-acetyltransferase encodes MTAPAPPVEYRTTDIAGIETIRPLWEKLNAHHHAHARAFKTLYEQMTFDDRKAYFAGLAETGALRVDLAFDPAVEKCVGYCISSLSPESAGEIESVYVDEVYRLQGVGTALVRRALAWLDANGSAAKRVSVADGNEEAFPFYRKFGFYPRRTVLEQKRE; translated from the coding sequence ATGACCGCACCGGCGCCTCCCGTCGAGTACCGCACGACGGATATCGCCGGGATCGAGACGATCCGCCCGCTCTGGGAGAAACTCAACGCCCACCACCATGCACATGCCCGGGCGTTTAAGACCCTTTATGAGCAAATGACCTTCGACGACCGGAAGGCGTACTTCGCCGGGCTTGCAGAGACCGGGGCGCTGCGGGTCGATCTTGCTTTCGACCCGGCGGTGGAGAAGTGCGTGGGCTACTGCATCAGTTCCCTCTCACCGGAATCGGCGGGCGAGATCGAGTCCGTCTACGTCGACGAGGTATACCGCTTGCAGGGTGTCGGCACGGCACTCGTCCGCCGGGCTCTTGCGTGGCTTGACGCGAACGGTTCGGCCGCAAAACGGGTCTCGGTCGCCGACGGAAACGAGGAGGCCTTCCCGTTCTACCGGAAGTTCGGGTTCTACCCCCGCCGAACGGTGCTCGAGCAGAAGAGGGAGTAA
- a CDS encoding GNAT family N-acetyltransferase produces MEFTVREMTAADWDEVRRIYFEGIAGGNATFESEAPSWERWDASHVRSCRLVAANGEGIFGWAAASPNSSRPVYAGVAEVSVYVERDARGLGVGSALLSALIAASEREGFWTLQAGIFPENEASLALHKRHGFRVVGRRERIGRMKDGRWRDVLLLERRSDRVGQ; encoded by the coding sequence ATGGAGTTCACCGTCAGAGAGATGACCGCCGCCGATTGGGACGAGGTCCGCCGGATCTATTTCGAGGGGATCGCTGGCGGCAACGCGACGTTCGAGTCCGAGGCGCCGTCCTGGGAGCGCTGGGACGCGAGCCACGTCAGATCCTGCCGCCTCGTCGCGGCCAACGGCGAGGGGATCTTCGGCTGGGCGGCGGCGAGCCCCAACTCCAGCCGCCCGGTCTACGCCGGCGTGGCCGAGGTCAGCGTCTACGTCGAGAGAGACGCCCGGGGGCTGGGAGTCGGGAGCGCGCTCCTCTCCGCGCTCATCGCCGCATCGGAGCGGGAAGGGTTCTGGACGCTGCAGGCAGGCATCTTCCCGGAGAACGAAGCGAGCCTCGCTCTCCACAAACGGCATGGGTTTCGAGTTGTCGGCCGCCGCGAGCGCATAGGCCGGATGAAGGACGGCAGATGGCGGGACGTGCTCCTCCTTGAGCGCAGGAGCGACAGGGTGGGCCAGTGA
- a CDS encoding PAS domain S-box protein, protein MEQLEHLRRTLQPLLEQLPAEEQKEVAAALAGMESGVASLTADYNHIQRYRRVFENTSTAVMVLEADCTIGLVNAQFERLAGYPKSEIEGKKRWTEFVVPEDLARMKEQHLLRRESEEKAKTQYEFRFLSRSGEIRDLFANIDMIPGTTESIVFLFDITERKRAEEIARQTEAQLTNAMDIAQLVKWEEDVEAQTFTFNDQFYSLYGTTAAREGGNVMPMERYAREFVHPDDLQAIGEVMARTTEGAVPEVQQVEHRIIRRDGTIRHIIARIKCVKDADGKPVKVYGANQDITERKRMEEALQKKNAELQTIIDNIPDLAWLTDADSRFIAVNRKFGEVVEADPESLIGNTCHRCFGRCAAEIFEEENRKVMASKEQAVAEESFIDVGQSRSVFETIRSPILDRHGEVIGTVGIARDITQRKKTEEAVRLANKKLNLLSSITRHDVLNQLTVVLGYLRLAEEQATDPLFRDYLEKMGKAGAIARRQIEFTKEYQEIGVQLPRWQDVRSTIMQATDDLDLGSVTLAVDIRDIEVFADPLLEKVFYNMAENALRHGGKLSKIAFSTENSDGCLRIVCEDDGAGVPGSEKQNIFERKYFNHTGFGLFLAKEVLAITGLSIRETGVPGEGARFELLVPAGVHRRNGRQP, encoded by the coding sequence ATGGAGCAACTGGAACACCTCCGAAGAACACTCCAACCCCTGCTTGAACAGCTCCCTGCAGAAGAGCAGAAGGAGGTTGCCGCGGCACTCGCCGGGATGGAGAGCGGCGTAGCCAGTCTTACGGCAGACTACAACCATATCCAGAGATACCGGAGGGTCTTCGAGAACACCAGCACCGCAGTCATGGTCCTCGAAGCCGATTGCACCATAGGCCTCGTAAACGCGCAGTTCGAGCGTCTTGCCGGCTACCCGAAGTCCGAGATCGAGGGAAAGAAGCGCTGGACAGAGTTCGTCGTCCCCGAAGACCTCGCGAGGATGAAAGAGCAGCACCTGCTCCGGCGCGAGAGTGAAGAGAAGGCCAAGACCCAGTATGAGTTCAGGTTCCTCTCGCGTTCCGGCGAGATCCGCGATCTCTTCGCGAACATCGACATGATCCCCGGCACGACGGAGAGCATTGTCTTCCTCTTCGATATCACGGAACGGAAGAGAGCGGAAGAGATCGCACGCCAGACCGAGGCCCAGCTGACAAACGCGATGGATATTGCCCAGCTGGTGAAATGGGAGGAGGACGTCGAAGCCCAGACGTTCACGTTCAACGACCAGTTCTATTCTCTTTACGGGACGACCGCGGCCAGAGAGGGCGGGAACGTGATGCCCATGGAGAGGTATGCACGAGAGTTCGTGCATCCCGACGACCTCCAGGCCATTGGCGAGGTGATGGCCCGAACGACGGAAGGGGCCGTTCCGGAAGTCCAGCAGGTAGAGCACCGGATCATACGCAGGGACGGCACGATCCGCCATATCATCGCCAGGATCAAGTGCGTGAAGGATGCCGACGGGAAACCCGTGAAGGTCTACGGCGCGAACCAGGATATCACCGAACGCAAGCGGATGGAGGAGGCGCTGCAGAAGAAGAATGCCGAACTGCAGACCATCATCGACAACATCCCGGATCTTGCCTGGCTGACCGATGCCGACTCACGATTCATTGCGGTGAACAGGAAGTTCGGCGAGGTCGTAGAAGCTGACCCGGAGAGCCTGATAGGCAATACCTGCCACCGCTGTTTCGGGAGATGCGCGGCAGAGATATTCGAAGAGGAAAACCGGAAGGTGATGGCGAGCAAAGAACAGGCCGTAGCCGAGGAGAGTTTCATCGACGTGGGGCAGAGCAGATCCGTCTTCGAGACGATACGGTCGCCCATCCTGGACAGACACGGGGAGGTCATCGGAACGGTTGGGATCGCACGCGACATCACTCAGCGTAAGAAGACGGAAGAAGCCGTCAGACTGGCAAACAAAAAGTTGAACCTCCTCTCGAGCATCACCCGGCACGACGTCCTCAACCAGCTCACCGTGGTTCTCGGCTACCTCCGCCTTGCTGAGGAACAGGCAACCGATCCGCTCTTCCGCGATTACCTTGAGAAGATGGGCAAGGCCGGAGCGATAGCCCGCCGCCAGATCGAGTTCACCAAGGAGTATCAGGAGATCGGCGTCCAGCTGCCCAGATGGCAGGACGTCAGGTCGACGATCATGCAGGCGACGGATGACCTCGACCTCGGATCAGTGACGCTCGCGGTCGATATCCGGGACATCGAGGTCTTTGCCGACCCGCTCCTCGAAAAGGTCTTCTACAACATGGCGGAGAATGCCCTGAGGCACGGTGGAAAACTCTCGAAGATTGCGTTTTCCACCGAAAATTCTGACGGCTGCCTGCGGATCGTCTGCGAAGACGACGGAGCCGGTGTCCCCGGGAGCGAGAAACAGAACATCTTCGAGCGAAAATACTTCAACCACACCGGCTTCGGGTTGTTCCTCGCAAAAGAAGTCCTCGCCATAACCGGGCTCTCCATCAGGGAGACCGGGGTTCCGGGGGAGGGAGCACGGTTCGAACTCCTGGTGCCTGCAGGCGTGCACCGCCGGAACGGCCGGCAGCCGTGA